The Solea solea chromosome 19, fSolSol10.1, whole genome shotgun sequence genome has a window encoding:
- the LOC131446395 gene encoding bone morphogenetic protein 10-like: MTSSVFSNLGFMCSLNFILLVLTGWSLSSPISSTVSHHRASASRDVGDHSLFDAQDFLSQFLSTLNLTEVGPKPRPLTARKEPPEYMLELYNRFANDHTSVPSSNIVRSFKNEDSSPYSLSTRGVRIFPLLFNISMPHYEHITVAELRLFTLVQKAQRPFPGLDCKVTIYKIHEGVVWTEEVGKEGRRRNKEKVVQTMDLEELVTTHIRAKHNSWVSFDLTHVVTLWQKSGCATHRLEVHVAGLVSAEEGEATQEVREESKNLVELDIDRSTDGKQNAVMIVFLDDQSKDHKEDKKGLTQMIERENDLPENMGRSQQTFWGHLNHNTGHANQDDLDKQSLVLLQSNLIYDTPPRIRRNVKSGPCKRTPLFVDFKDIGWDTWIIQPLGYEAYECNGVCSPPMTSEVSPTKHAIVQTLLSVKSPERASRACCVPTKLEPISLLYHDNGVITFNHKYEGMVVAECGCR, translated from the exons ATGACCTCTTCAGTCTTCTCCAACCTTGGGTTTATGTGCTCTCTGAATTTTATCCTGCTGGTGTTGACTGGTTGGAGCTTGAGCAGTCCCATCAGCTCTACCGTGAGCCATCACAGGGCATCGGCCAGTAGGGATGTGGGTGACCATTCACTTTTTGATGCACAGGACTTTCTGAGCCAGTTTCTGTCCACACTTAACCTCACGGAGGTGGGGCCCAAGCCAAGGCCCCTCACTGCCCGTAAGGAGCCACCAGAGTACATGCTGGAGCTGTACAACAGATTTGCCAATGACCACACTTCTGTGCCTTCAAGCAACATTGTTCGCAGCTTCAAGAATGAAG ATTCCTCCCCATACAGTTTATCGACCAGAGGTGTCAGGATATTTCCTCTGCTGTTCAACATCTCCATGCCCCACTATGAGCATATAACAGTAGCTGAGCTTCGCCTTTTCACCCTGGTCCAGAAGGCCCAAAGACCGTTCCCTGGCCTTGACTGCAAGGTGACCATTTACAAAATACATGAGGGCGTCGTTTGGACAGAAGAGGTGGGGAAAGAAGGGAGAAGGAGGAACAAAGAAAAGGTGGTGCAGACGATGGATTTGGAGGAACTGGTGACAACGCATATTCGTGCCAAACATAACAGCTGGGTGTCATTTGACCTGACACATGTGGTTACTCTCTGGCAGAAATCGGGGTGTGCAACTCACAGACTGGAAGTCCATGTGGCAGGTCTGGTTTCAGCGGAAGAAGGAGAGGCCACACAAGAGGTCAGAGAGGAGAGTAAAAATTTGGTTGAGCTTGATATTGACCGGAGCACGGATGGAAAACAAAATGCAGTCATGATCGTGTTCTTAGATGATCAGAGCAAAGACCACAAAGAGGATAAAAAAGGGCTCACTCAGATGATTGAGCGCGAGAATGACCTTCCTGAAAACATGGGCCGGAGCCAACAAACTTTCTGGGGGCATTTGAATCACAACACTGGCCACGCAAACCAGGATGACCTGGACAAGCAGTCACTCGTGCTACTGCAGTCCAACCTTATCTATGACACACCTCCCCGAATCCGTCGCAATGTTAAGAGCGGGCCATGCAAGAGGACCCCGCTCTTTGTGGATTTTAAAGACATTGGCTGGGACACATGGATCATCCAGCCTCTGGGCTATGAGGCGTACGAGTGCAATGGCGTGTGCAGCCCTCCTATGACCTCCGAAGTCTCGCCCACCAAGCACGCCATCGTGCAGACTCTGCTGAGTGTTAAGAGTCCAGAAAGAGCATCGCGTGCCTGCTGTGTACCCACTAAACTGGAGCCCATATCACTTCTTTATCATGATAACGGCGTGATCACTTTCAATCACAAGTACGAGGGAATGGTGGTGGCAGAGTGTGGGTGCAGATAG